A single Larimichthys crocea isolate SSNF chromosome VIII, L_crocea_2.0, whole genome shotgun sequence DNA region contains:
- the kars1 gene encoding lysine--tRNA ligase isoform X1, with amino-acid sequence MLCLVRAARRQLCQAFEIRGQWLKCAPPCAAAAAAAPAQIYSNRWKGGKSELKRRMKAEKKAAEKEAKVKELVEQKKESNDQGAQNACALDEETLDPNQYFKIRSQAVQELKGTAEDPYPHKYHVDLSLTDFIEKYNHLEPGDQLTDVVLNVTGRVHAKRASGAKLIFYDLRGEGAKLQVMANSRNYKSEEEFVAINNKLRRGDIIGVRGNPGKTKKGELSIIPIELTLLSPCLHMLPHLHFGLKDKETRFRQRYLDLILNDYVRQKFITRSKIITYLRSFLDQLGFLEIETPMMNIIPGGAVARPFVTYHNELDMNLYMRIAPELYHKMLVVGGMDRVYEIGRQFRNEGIDLTHNPEFTTCEFYMAYADYHDLMEITEKLLSGMVKHITGGYKVTYHPDGPEGQAYEIDFTPPFRRVSMTHDLEKIMGVKFPPTDSYDSAETRKFFDQLCAQKGVECPPPRTTARLLDKLVGDFLEVTCINPTFICDHPQIMSPLAKWHRSEKGLTERFELFVMKKEVCNAYTELNDPIRQRELFEQQAKAKAEGDDEAMFIDETFCTALEYGLPPTAGWGMGIDRLTMFLTNSNNIKEVLLFPAMKPDDNKTPAHTEGTSV; translated from the exons ATGCTGTGTCTGGTCAGAGCAGCCAGGCGGCAGCTTTGCCAAGCCTTTGAGATCAGGGGACAGTGGTTAAAATGTGCACCCCCgtgtgcagctgctgctgctgctgccccagcTCAAATTTACAGCAACCGTTGGAAAGGTGGCAAAAG tgagcTGAAAAGACGAATGAAAGCTGAGAAGAAGGCGGCAGAGAAAGAAGCCAAGGTCAAAGAGCTGGTGGAGCAAAAGAAGGAATCCAATGACCAGGGAGCCCAAAATGCCTGTGCCTTGGATGAGGAGACACTTGACCCAAAT CAATACTTCAAGATCCGCTCCCAGGCCGTCCAGGAGCTGAAGGGCACAGCTGAGGACCCGTACCCACACAAGTATCACGTAGACCTGTCCCTCACAGATTTCATTGAGAAATACAATCATTTAGAGCCTGGAGACCAGCTGACTGACGTTGTCCTCAATGTGACAG GCCGCGTTCATGCCAAGAGGGCTTCGGGTGCCAAGCTGATTTTCTATGACCTGCGAGGTGAAGGCGCCAAGTTGCAAGTTATGGCGAACTCGAG GAACTACAAGTCAGAGGAGGAATTTGTGGCCATCAACAACAAGCTGCGCCGAGGAGATATCATTGGTGTCCGTGGTAACCCGGGGAAGACCAAAAAAGGGGAGTTGAGCATCATTCCCATTGAGCTGACCCTACTGTCACCATGTTTGCACATGTTGCCCCACCTCCACTTTGGCCTCAAAGACAAG GAAACACGGTTCCGCCAGCGTTACTTGGATCTAATTCTCAATGACTACGTGAGGCAGAAGTTTATAACTCGCTCCAAAATCATCACATACCTACGCAGCTTCCTGGACCAGCTGGGATTTTTGGAG ATTGAGACACCAATGATGAACATTATTCCTGGTGGCGCAGTGGCCCGTCCATTTGTTACTTACCACAATGAGCTGGACATGAACCTGTACATGAGGATCGCGCCTGAGCTTTACCACAAG ATGCTTGTGGTCGGTGGAATGGACAGAGTGTATGAGATTGGTCGTCAATTCAGGAACGAAGGCATCGATCTCACTCATAATCCAGAGTTCACCACCTGTGAATTCTATATGGCGTATGCAGATTACCATGACTTGATGGAGATCACAGAGAAACTACTCTCAG GAATGGTGAAGCACATCACTGGAGGATACAAGGTGACTTACCACCCTGATGGTCCGGAGGGACAGGCCTATGAGATCGACTTCACTCCACCATTTAGAAGAGTGAGCATGACACACGATCTGGAGAAGATTATGGGAGTCAAATTCCCTCCAACAGACAGCTACGATAGTGCtg AGACACGTAAATTCTTTGACCAGCTGTGTGCACAGAAAGGAGTTGAATGTCCTCCACCCAGAACCACTGCCCGCCTCCTTGACAAG TTGGTTGGAGATTTCCTTGAGGTCACCTGTATCAACCCCACATTCATCTGTGATCACCCTCAAATCATGAGTCCCTTAGCAAAATG GCACAGATCAGAGAAAGGCCTAACGGAGCGTTTTGAGCTCTTTGTGATGAAGAAGGAAGTCTGCAACGCTTACACTGAGTTGAACGATCCAATTAGACAGAGGGAGCTTTTCGAGCAGCAAGCCAAG GCCAAAgctgaaggtgatgatgaagcCATGTTCATCGATGAGACCTTCTGCACAGCACTAGAATACGGACTGCCGCCAACTGCCGGCTGGGGCATGGGCATCGATCGTCTCACCATGTTCCTCACGAACTCCAACAACATCAAG
- the kars1 gene encoding lysine--tRNA ligase isoform X2 — protein sequence MADVTAVDEGKLSKNELKRRMKAEKKAAEKEAKVKELVEQKKESNDQGAQNACALDEETLDPNQYFKIRSQAVQELKGTAEDPYPHKYHVDLSLTDFIEKYNHLEPGDQLTDVVLNVTGRVHAKRASGAKLIFYDLRGEGAKLQVMANSRNYKSEEEFVAINNKLRRGDIIGVRGNPGKTKKGELSIIPIELTLLSPCLHMLPHLHFGLKDKETRFRQRYLDLILNDYVRQKFITRSKIITYLRSFLDQLGFLEIETPMMNIIPGGAVARPFVTYHNELDMNLYMRIAPELYHKMLVVGGMDRVYEIGRQFRNEGIDLTHNPEFTTCEFYMAYADYHDLMEITEKLLSGMVKHITGGYKVTYHPDGPEGQAYEIDFTPPFRRVSMTHDLEKIMGVKFPPTDSYDSAETRKFFDQLCAQKGVECPPPRTTARLLDKLVGDFLEVTCINPTFICDHPQIMSPLAKWHRSEKGLTERFELFVMKKEVCNAYTELNDPIRQRELFEQQAKAKAEGDDEAMFIDETFCTALEYGLPPTAGWGMGIDRLTMFLTNSNNIKEVLLFPAMKPDDNKTPAHTEGTSV from the exons ATGGCTGACGTGACAGCGGTGGACGAAGGGAAACTCAGCAAAAA tgagcTGAAAAGACGAATGAAAGCTGAGAAGAAGGCGGCAGAGAAAGAAGCCAAGGTCAAAGAGCTGGTGGAGCAAAAGAAGGAATCCAATGACCAGGGAGCCCAAAATGCCTGTGCCTTGGATGAGGAGACACTTGACCCAAAT CAATACTTCAAGATCCGCTCCCAGGCCGTCCAGGAGCTGAAGGGCACAGCTGAGGACCCGTACCCACACAAGTATCACGTAGACCTGTCCCTCACAGATTTCATTGAGAAATACAATCATTTAGAGCCTGGAGACCAGCTGACTGACGTTGTCCTCAATGTGACAG GCCGCGTTCATGCCAAGAGGGCTTCGGGTGCCAAGCTGATTTTCTATGACCTGCGAGGTGAAGGCGCCAAGTTGCAAGTTATGGCGAACTCGAG GAACTACAAGTCAGAGGAGGAATTTGTGGCCATCAACAACAAGCTGCGCCGAGGAGATATCATTGGTGTCCGTGGTAACCCGGGGAAGACCAAAAAAGGGGAGTTGAGCATCATTCCCATTGAGCTGACCCTACTGTCACCATGTTTGCACATGTTGCCCCACCTCCACTTTGGCCTCAAAGACAAG GAAACACGGTTCCGCCAGCGTTACTTGGATCTAATTCTCAATGACTACGTGAGGCAGAAGTTTATAACTCGCTCCAAAATCATCACATACCTACGCAGCTTCCTGGACCAGCTGGGATTTTTGGAG ATTGAGACACCAATGATGAACATTATTCCTGGTGGCGCAGTGGCCCGTCCATTTGTTACTTACCACAATGAGCTGGACATGAACCTGTACATGAGGATCGCGCCTGAGCTTTACCACAAG ATGCTTGTGGTCGGTGGAATGGACAGAGTGTATGAGATTGGTCGTCAATTCAGGAACGAAGGCATCGATCTCACTCATAATCCAGAGTTCACCACCTGTGAATTCTATATGGCGTATGCAGATTACCATGACTTGATGGAGATCACAGAGAAACTACTCTCAG GAATGGTGAAGCACATCACTGGAGGATACAAGGTGACTTACCACCCTGATGGTCCGGAGGGACAGGCCTATGAGATCGACTTCACTCCACCATTTAGAAGAGTGAGCATGACACACGATCTGGAGAAGATTATGGGAGTCAAATTCCCTCCAACAGACAGCTACGATAGTGCtg AGACACGTAAATTCTTTGACCAGCTGTGTGCACAGAAAGGAGTTGAATGTCCTCCACCCAGAACCACTGCCCGCCTCCTTGACAAG TTGGTTGGAGATTTCCTTGAGGTCACCTGTATCAACCCCACATTCATCTGTGATCACCCTCAAATCATGAGTCCCTTAGCAAAATG GCACAGATCAGAGAAAGGCCTAACGGAGCGTTTTGAGCTCTTTGTGATGAAGAAGGAAGTCTGCAACGCTTACACTGAGTTGAACGATCCAATTAGACAGAGGGAGCTTTTCGAGCAGCAAGCCAAG GCCAAAgctgaaggtgatgatgaagcCATGTTCATCGATGAGACCTTCTGCACAGCACTAGAATACGGACTGCCGCCAACTGCCGGCTGGGGCATGGGCATCGATCGTCTCACCATGTTCCTCACGAACTCCAACAACATCAAG